From the genome of Nicotiana tabacum cultivar K326 chromosome 2, ASM71507v2, whole genome shotgun sequence:
caagtcgggttattactatctctaggttgaaccctttaattgggttaatcaatctctcgattgacccaattccttgttagccaagttttcctagactaggtctctctttctcaaaacttgacctaatttcgtgaaactcttctatttataaaagtttgaaaatctcggataaaaatgcccttcggggggttctgcggccgcacaattccatgtgtggtctGCAGACTTCTTCATCTAGAAGGAGTTGGGGTTCTACGGCCGCAAGGCAACATTTATGTGGTCCGCAGATTATGTCTGCGGTCGCAAACCAGTCTTCTGTGGTCCACACATTTATGTATGCGGCCGCAAGGCACTTATTCTGCGGAGACTTGGAaatttgcacactctctgaacttgagTCCTAGCCCAGCTCTTGCGGcccacaattcatgtgcggtccgcaattcgcACAAATATCTTCTgaattttgcttctttgtttgcGGCCGCAGGTGGAATTCTGCGGTTCGCAATTGCTTCTGCGGCCACAGAATTCCTTCTATGGATCGCACTTTGTATGCTTATGTGCCCTTTTGTTGCCTTGTGTTTGGACTTCTCCTCTTTGAGCTAGATTTTATCTCGGGAGTCCAACTTCCAGTATTCCTGTAATTTTGCACagttcattagttttgggaacgcaattcaatacttttagactaaaacaaaagataaaaggcgctaataagtagtcaaaatctccacttattaGGCACGTTGTTGTCGTTTATTAGACCCCACGTGCACTACCTGCGGGCGGGGCCCAGCCAGTTGTAGCGGTTATGCCAGAGTCTGTACCAGTCGCGATGCGACATCGATCAGCAGAAGTGGCTGGGCAGATGGACTAGGCTTTGTCCCCCTAACTTTGGGGGTGAGCGGTCAGAGGACCCCCTGAATTTCATTGGACCTTATATATATTGGTCTTTTTGGTCTCCTCTTGAGTAGTAACTTtattttttcactattttttctaCATGTTCCTTTTGGTATTTGATAATTGCCACTGTCCACCATCGTCATTGCCATCGTTATGGTCTGTTGTACCCTCttcatatttttcctttgctATTGTCTCCCTTTTCCATCTCTAGTCTTTCATTTGTTGCATTCCCTGTATTCTGATTTTTACCATTAGTTAgattgtgggggggggggggtattgtTTGTAACCTCCATTACATTGTCACCAACAAGTtcatcttttccttttttgatttCTTCCTCCTTAGCCTCAACAATTTTCTTCCTTTCAAGCACTCAACAGTTAATCATATTATGACCAAACTTTTTACAGAATTTGCAATAAAGTGGGAAAAACTTGACAAATATTTTGGGCGGTTCTTGGAGATGCTCAAGTAACTTTATGTGAACATTTCCTTCAAAAAGGTACTCACTCAGATGCCTGCTTATGCTGAGTTCTTAAAGGAAATCTTGTCTAGCAAGAGGAAGTTGGAGGAGACAACAATGGTAAAGCTAAATGCCCATTGCAGTTCCATATTGCAAAATAAAATTTCCCAAAAGTGTGGGGACCTAGGAAGCTTCACCATACCATGCTCGTTAGAGAGTGAGAAATTCGACAAGGCCCTCTGTGATTATGGTGCTTCTATAAATATAATGCCTTTGTTTGTATTCAGGAAACTGGAAGATGAGCTTGGAGTGATCAAATCAATACCAGTGTCCTTACAACTGAATGACTAGACCACCATTTTGCCTGAGGGAATCATTGAAGATATTCTAGTGCAGGTAGAGAAGTTTGTGTTCCCCATAGACTTTATTGTGGTGGATATGAAAGTGAATATGGAGGTATCTCTAATTCTAGGACGACCATTTTTATGTACAGGCAGAGCTATCCTTGATATCTACGAGGGGTAGCTTATGCTCAGAGTGGGCAATGAGAAAGTGGTATTCcagatgaagatgatgatgaaatacCCCAATGATGAGGCGTCTGCCTACTCGTGCTTCAAGCTAGATGTTGTCGGGGAATTGGctaaaaaatataagtttgacAAGCTTGTGGGGGATACTTTAGAGAGATGTATTACTCAGTCTAACACCGTAAAGGATGAAGATCCTGAAATAAAGAAAGAGGCTGAAACTCTTAAAACTAAGGATCAAGTGATTAATGAGGAGGAACTAAAAGAGGAGGCTTCTAAGCCTAGTGTGGAATTGAAAGTCCTCCCTACTCACTTGAAATATGCTTTTCTTGAAACTAGCAATTTTCCTGTGATTATTTCTGCTTACTTGACAGGTACACAAAAGCAAAAGCTAGTGAGCTGCTGAAAAAGTACAAAAAGGCCATTGGCTGGAGTATAACTGATATTCAAGGAATCAGTTCAGccatttgcatgcacaaaattttGCTGGAAGAAAATAGCAAGCCAGTGGTACAACCCCAATGCAAGTTGAACAAAAATCTGGAGGAGGTAGTGCACAAGGAGATCATTAAATTGTTAGATACGGGAGTGATTTTCCCATCTCTGATAGCCAGTGGATTAGTCAAGTGCAAGTTGTACCCAAGACCAGGGAAAATATAGTGGTgaagaatgaagataacaaatcAAAACCAACACGAACAGTCACAAGgtggagaatgtgcattgattatagaaggcTGAATGATGCAATAAGTAAAGacatttcccacttcccttcattgatcaaatgctCAAAAACATGGCTGGACATGGATGTTACTGTTTCTTGGATAAATATgattatcaaaagttattagtATAATATTTTTTGATAAGTTTTAGTTAAACACATGATATGAGGAaacttttaaataatattttatttattataagaaAAGAAATTTCTTCCTCATAAGAAAAGTTATGTTTATATCCTTTCTAGAAATTGTTTTCTCATAATAAAAGTTATCTTTACCCATTTTGAGAATTAATAGTACAAAAATTTATACTTTTGACATTGGGatggaaaaattataattttataacaTATATTTTCTATATGTCATAATGTTTATGATATATTAGTATAGTTTAAATTTATAAAGCACTTAtgattttctttaaatataaATGTGATGAGTtgattattaaataattttgaaagtaTGAGACAAGGACTTTTAATTCCAAATTTTATTACCATATATGGATTTGTTATTTATTTACACTTTCCggaccttacttaccttaaagtctTGCATCACATATTCTATCTCCTTCATCACCTCCCTTTCACACAGGTATAATTCATATCCCTAACTTGAAGCTctcttataatacttgcacctctgatgcatacacaatctggtggtaGCTCCATGCTGACTTTTTActaggctggtactcttctaactggctctaTCGTAAggtcgttatagaatatggtggtcttgttgtactatctctcttatgCCTTTTATATTAAGGATGATCTTGCAaggttctcaatcacgatttctataaggcataagtttggggggagagttGAGGAATTTGAAAGAAGTATTAAGGCACcaagaagagaaaagaaatgatctctatgaaatgagaaggcaagaaaagaaaaagaacaaaaagaaaaattcaagaaAGAGGTAATTATCCCTAACatgaaagagtgatgtcaagtctctctaacccccaagaaaaaagagaatgcctctaagaattggtaaatgtgagccaagaaatgaaaatatagagtgcttaaggaaaggtgtaaccacttacccatatggtatcctaccccGATCTAAAAGTGTTCATTACAACCAGAAAGAAGTCCTgcttgattttgaaccaagtgagattacattagtggtgatctacatgaggggcaagcctatagtacttgaagtcgtacttgtgacattcttttgtgagagaagagtgaaCCTTTCATTGATCTTAAGATTGAGTGCTAACTTTTGAAGTGAGCTTGGGAAATGGAAGGTAgaagaggaagagtttggagtccaccatgatctacgtgatagaacaagagtccttaatgagtaaagtcaattcttgaatctcaaatgtcacattagaactatatgtgcatgataTGTGAATTGTCACCTTGCtgataatgcatgagtagtgtaggtaattgttggtcccaattgaatGTAAATGGCTTTTTATTGATtctctaaaatgaacttttagtctgaggaggtgggaactaatctatttgcttg
Proteins encoded in this window:
- the LOC142166297 gene encoding uncharacterized protein LOC142166297 — its product is MPAYAEFLKEILSSKRKLEETTMVKLNAHCSSILQNKISQKCGDLGSFTIPCSLESEKFDKALCDYGASINIMPLFVFRKLEDELGVEKFVFPIDFIVVDMKVNMEMKMMMKYPNDEASAYSCFKLDVVGELAKKYKFDKLVGDTLERCITQSNTVKDEDPEIKKEAETLKTKDQVINEEELKEEASKPSVELKVLPTHLKYAFLETSNFPVIISAYLTGTQKQKLVSC